From the genome of Lutzomyia longipalpis isolate SR_M1_2022 chromosome 2, ASM2433408v1, one region includes:
- the LOC129789544 gene encoding glycolipid transfer protein A, producing MEPKLSMKTVKGYPDLPANDKINTIHFLNASREVVAAFESFGKLFKPVVYDMNGNIEKLHKHYIQDKMGNQFLDDMLVNDARNRRLIVEPLLWLKRALEMIEAFFTNILNDNSKQEDLRQHIRDAYKCTLQPYHGWIVQEAFSVIYRWVPTRSQLFGQGAKHSENMQYLEMFLLPLRAHLQRLNNLYTAHSLHSTKKA from the exons ATGGAACCCAAATTATCAATGAAGACCGTTAAAGGATATCCAGATTTACCCGCGAACGACAAAATCAATACGATTCATTTTCTAAATGCATCCCGGGAGGTTGTTGCTGCTTTTG AATCATTTGGGAAGCTCTTCAAACCCGTGGTGTATGACATGAATGGCAATATTGAG AAACTCCATAAACACTATATTCAGGACAAGATGGGGAATCAGTTTCTCGACGATATGCTTGTGAATGATGCGAGAAACAGACGATTAATTGTTGAACCACTACTATGGCTGAAAAG AGCATTGGAAATGATTGAGGCATTTTTCACCAACATTCTCAACGACAATTCCAAACAGGAAGATTTAAGACAACACATCCGCGATGCATACAAATGCACCCTGCAGCCATACCACGGGTGGATTGTCCAAGAAGCATTTTCC GTAATTTATCGATGGGTACCAACAAGAAGCCAATTATTTGGACAAGGAGCAAAACATTCAGAAAACATGCAATACCTAGAAATGTTCCTTTTACCTCTCCGTGCGCATTTGCAGCGACTAAATAACCTCTACACAGCCCATAGTTTGCATTCAACGAAAAAAGCGTGa